A window of the Virgibacillus pantothenticus genome harbors these coding sequences:
- a CDS encoding serine hydrolase domain-containing protein, with translation MKKKVLEFLQNEIDLKHIPGAVIQVSFQGEILLKEAIGNRAVYPTSAPMQLNTIFDLASLTKVVAALPAILKLIDNGEVRLDDPVSFFLPAFAQNGKEQIKIRHLLTHTSGLRAHRHFYKEGLTSEQVLERIYTEKMESELNTKVVYSDLNFMTLYKVVEEITREAFYDFVAREIFHPLEMTETMYNPTCAPERYAATEYSQQLGNYKQGIVHDDNAQSMGGISGHAGLFSTISDLNHFTSMIENGGIYKGRRILSERVLDLSKKNYTCLAEEHRGLGWMLKSPALSSCGDLFSDLSYGHTGFTGTSMWFDPEIQLHVILLTNRVHYGRQPHIIRLRPRLHNLIRAHLN, from the coding sequence ATGAAGAAGAAAGTTCTAGAATTCCTGCAAAATGAAATCGATCTCAAGCATATTCCTGGTGCAGTTATCCAAGTCTCCTTTCAAGGAGAGATTTTATTAAAAGAGGCGATAGGGAATAGAGCTGTTTATCCAACATCAGCTCCGATGCAGCTTAACACGATTTTTGATCTTGCCTCATTAACAAAAGTAGTTGCTGCATTACCTGCTATTCTAAAGCTAATAGATAACGGCGAAGTACGGTTAGATGATCCAGTCAGCTTCTTTCTTCCGGCATTCGCTCAAAATGGAAAAGAACAGATAAAAATTCGGCATTTGTTAACACATACTTCTGGATTGAGGGCACACAGGCATTTTTATAAGGAGGGACTTACGAGTGAGCAAGTGTTGGAGCGTATTTATACAGAAAAAATGGAGTCTGAACTGAATACGAAAGTGGTATACAGTGATCTTAACTTTATGACGCTTTACAAAGTAGTGGAGGAAATAACAAGGGAAGCCTTTTATGATTTTGTGGCAAGAGAAATCTTTCATCCTTTAGAAATGACTGAAACGATGTATAATCCTACCTGTGCTCCTGAACGATATGCTGCCACCGAATACAGCCAGCAACTTGGAAATTATAAACAAGGCATCGTTCACGATGATAACGCTCAATCCATGGGAGGCATAAGTGGACATGCGGGTCTTTTTTCTACTATATCCGATTTAAATCATTTTACCTCCATGATTGAAAATGGTGGCATCTATAAAGGAAGACGTATATTGTCAGAAAGGGTTCTAGATTTGTCCAAAAAGAATTATACTTGTTTGGCAGAAGAGCATCGGGGGCTTGGCTGGATGTTAAAAAGTCCTGCATTATCATCCTGTGGCGATCTATTTTCTGATCTGTCCTATGGTCATACAGGCTTTACCGGAACAAGTATGTGGTTCGACCCTGAAATTCAGTTACATGTTATTCTGTTGACTAATCGGGTCCATTATGGAAGACAGCCACATATTATTAGACTACGTCCACGCTTACATAACTTGATAAGAGCACACTTAAATTGA
- a CDS encoding GNAT family N-acetyltransferase: MKILAWNYSYLEEIVSLWNRELGSDFPMKKTLFKQNSFQDQNVCPDASLIALDNGNVIGFIVAKIWQEKLPVQMSETTGWIQVLLVDQSYRNKGIGTKLLSQAETVLFNRGVKQILLGRDPWHYFPGVPINDERTKHWFAARGYESYGTEHDLLQTYTRKNAITKPDLPEVEFSILDIEEKEDFLMFLNRCFPGRWEYEAMKYFELGGTGREFIVMKKYGQIIGFCRINDPQSPIIAQNVYWAPLFEASLGGVGPLGVDAAERGHGYGLTVVEAGIAELRKRGIQNIVIDWTGLVDFYKKLGFDVWKSYESFKKSIEEQVVKHEEESSRIPAK; encoded by the coding sequence TTGAAGATATTGGCCTGGAATTATTCTTATTTAGAAGAAATAGTTAGTCTATGGAATCGGGAGTTGGGGAGTGATTTTCCAATGAAAAAAACACTTTTTAAACAAAATAGCTTTCAAGATCAGAATGTATGCCCCGATGCTTCTTTAATCGCTTTGGATAATGGAAATGTTATTGGTTTCATTGTTGCGAAAATTTGGCAGGAAAAACTGCCAGTTCAAATGTCTGAAACGACAGGCTGGATTCAAGTGCTTCTCGTTGATCAAAGTTACAGGAACAAAGGAATTGGTACAAAGTTGCTTTCACAAGCAGAAACAGTTTTATTTAATAGAGGTGTAAAGCAAATCTTACTAGGCCGTGATCCTTGGCATTACTTTCCAGGTGTTCCTATAAATGATGAAAGAACAAAGCATTGGTTTGCTGCAAGAGGATATGAATCATACGGAACTGAACATGATTTACTGCAAACCTATACTCGGAAAAATGCTATTACTAAACCTGATCTTCCGGAAGTGGAGTTCTCTATACTGGATATCGAGGAAAAAGAGGATTTCCTGATGTTTTTAAATCGATGCTTTCCAGGACGTTGGGAATATGAGGCAATGAAGTATTTTGAACTTGGTGGGACAGGACGTGAATTTATTGTGATGAAAAAATACGGACAGATTATCGGTTTTTGTAGAATTAATGATCCTCAGTCACCGATTATTGCTCAAAATGTCTATTGGGCTCCATTATTTGAAGCATCTCTTGGCGGAGTAGGTCCATTAGGTGTGGATGCTGCAGAGCGCGGTCACGGCTACGGTTTGACAGTGGTTGAAGCAGGCATTGCTGAGCTTAGAAAACGAGGTATTCAAAACATTGTAATTGACTGGACAGGGCTTGTGGATTTTTATAAAAAGCTTGGATTTGACGTTTGGAAAAGCTATGAATCATTTAAAAAATCAATCGAAGAACAGGTGGTCAAGCATGAAGAAGAAAGTTCTAGAATTCCTGCAAAATGA
- a CDS encoding MurR/RpiR family transcriptional regulator produces MTNGGLVILAEMLDKLPPSEKKIASYILDHPQESISLTANELGKRSSTSGAAVIRLCKSLNLKGFQDLKLRIAGDLQKPDDQVGYQDIQPNESASSIIKKMTDNSIQTIRETANLLNTEELQKAVEVMRGARQIHFIGVGASSIAAEDAQHKFLRIDKTAYAFKDMHMAATLVANASEDDVVVGISFSGETQEITKILQLANENQATTISLTRYGKSNVSDQAKINLYTSATNEPTFRSGATSSRIAQLQVIDILFMCVASLQYEDSVKHLGATRDAVDFFKWQW; encoded by the coding sequence ATGACAAATGGTGGTTTAGTTATATTAGCGGAAATGCTGGATAAATTGCCTCCTTCAGAAAAGAAGATTGCATCCTATATTCTAGATCATCCACAAGAATCAATTTCTTTAACAGCAAATGAACTAGGAAAAAGGAGCTCAACCAGTGGAGCCGCAGTCATCCGTTTATGTAAATCCCTTAATTTGAAAGGGTTTCAAGATTTAAAGTTAAGAATTGCTGGGGATTTGCAGAAGCCTGATGATCAAGTAGGATATCAGGATATACAGCCAAACGAATCGGCTAGTTCTATTATTAAAAAAATGACCGATAACTCGATTCAAACTATTCGTGAAACAGCTAATTTGCTTAATACAGAGGAATTGCAAAAAGCAGTGGAGGTGATGAGAGGAGCTAGGCAGATTCATTTTATCGGTGTAGGGGCTTCGAGCATCGCTGCAGAAGATGCTCAACATAAATTTTTACGCATTGATAAAACAGCATATGCATTTAAAGATATGCATATGGCCGCAACGCTTGTGGCTAACGCATCTGAGGACGATGTGGTGGTAGGTATCTCTTTTTCAGGAGAAACACAAGAAATTACGAAAATATTGCAATTGGCAAACGAAAATCAAGCTACTACAATAAGTTTAACGAGGTATGGCAAATCAAATGTGTCCGACCAAGCGAAGATCAATTTGTATACGTCAGCGACTAATGAACCGACGTTTCGAAGTGGAGCTACATCTTCAAGGATTGCTCAATTACAAGTCATTGATATTCTGTTTATGTGTGTCGCTTCGTTACAATATGAGGATAGCGTGAAGCATTTAGGGGCTACAAGAGATGCAGTTGACTTTTTTAAATGGCAGTGGTAA
- a CDS encoding GNAT family N-acetyltransferase — protein MGCECAVRRLSTILGTDLEPDKGWIPFFFVDKHYRKSGVGSRLILKLLTL, from the coding sequence ATTGGGTGTGAATGCGCTGTCAGAAGATTATCCACCATACTTGGAACCGATCTTGAACCAGATAAGGGCTGGATTCCCTTCTTCTTTGTGGATAAACATTATCGTAAATCGGGTGTTGGTTCACGGCTTATACTGAAGCTACTAACTTTGTAA
- a CDS encoding exo-beta-N-acetylmuramidase NamZ family protein, producing MKLGLDVFLDREYKQFKGQKIGLITNITGVNKRLIPSIDLFHKHPAIELTALYAPEHGIRGDAKEGEKVESTVDPYTGLPVYSLYGATRKPSREMLDPVDVLVFDLQDIGSRYYTFIYTMAYVMEACMELGKQFVVLDRPNPISGAKMEGNLVEEDVRSFVGLLPIPNRHGMTVGELALLFKNEFGYDCELTVVEMDGWKREMYFDQTGLFWVSPSPNTTTLDMSILYSGTCLVEGTNLSEGRGTTKPFEVIGAPFIDGQRLAKVFNQKKINGVLARSTSFKPFYQKYKDELCGGVQLHVENRHLLNSLEAGVILLETIAALYPNEFSFIKNENNKYFFDLLAGTKSLKQLIIEENGREFMNSCENKLQYFQQLKEPYLIYK from the coding sequence ATGAAACTCGGTTTAGATGTATTTTTAGACAGAGAATATAAACAATTTAAAGGTCAAAAAATTGGTCTAATAACTAATATTACAGGGGTGAATAAACGATTAATTCCATCTATTGATCTATTTCATAAACACCCCGCTATTGAACTTACGGCTTTATATGCACCAGAACACGGTATACGTGGTGATGCTAAAGAAGGAGAAAAAGTTGAATCAACCGTGGATCCTTATACAGGACTACCAGTGTATAGTCTTTATGGCGCTACTAGAAAACCATCAAGGGAGATGTTAGATCCAGTAGATGTTTTAGTTTTTGATTTACAAGATATCGGCTCCAGATACTATACGTTTATTTATACGATGGCTTATGTGATGGAAGCATGTATGGAGCTGGGAAAGCAATTTGTTGTATTGGATAGACCTAATCCAATATCTGGAGCGAAAATGGAAGGTAATTTGGTTGAGGAAGATGTTCGTTCTTTTGTAGGCCTTTTGCCAATTCCAAATAGACATGGGATGACAGTAGGTGAACTTGCATTATTATTTAAAAATGAATTTGGTTATGATTGTGAATTAACAGTTGTTGAAATGGATGGCTGGAAAAGAGAGATGTACTTTGACCAGACAGGTTTGTTCTGGGTGTCTCCATCCCCAAATACTACTACATTGGATATGAGTATATTGTATTCAGGAACTTGTTTAGTAGAAGGTACAAATTTATCAGAAGGCAGAGGTACAACGAAACCGTTTGAGGTTATTGGTGCTCCGTTTATAGATGGGCAAAGGTTAGCAAAGGTTTTCAATCAGAAAAAAATAAATGGTGTATTGGCAAGATCGACATCATTCAAACCTTTCTATCAAAAGTATAAAGATGAACTATGTGGAGGCGTTCAGCTTCATGTGGAAAATCGACATCTGTTAAACTCTTTAGAAGCAGGAGTTATTTTACTTGAAACCATCGCAGCTCTTTACCCTAATGAATTTTCATTTATAAAAAATGAAAACAATAAATACTTTTTCGATTTATTGGCTGGTACAAAATCTTTAAAGCAATTAATTATAGAAGAAAACGGAAGAGAGTTTATGAATTCTTGCGAAAATAAACTGCAGTATTTCCAACAATTAAAAGAACCATATCTCATATACAAATAG
- a CDS encoding ABC transporter permease — translation MRIIWYEIRKLLNWKVLGLVLLISLLFFEQFLRFDFEHFPNGRPEGDTFNVTKQMINKYGQEMDEREFQDFKETYKEEVNKANAYLQSRDDFAEVGVTTYEQLTNMDQENENETINELFNDVMFEKGIDVFWELQSREAIIEYYEVRKEFFNGETASIDAPEWKQKILDGSINEILPSFVIENYNNLITMLSILIILSVMIVVGRIFIIDQQNNAIYLQYTTNIGRKLFKKKLMASMITSFLITSVYIGAFLILYSFNDTQIFFESSLHSFNAFTFNWLDMTFLQYIYLTIIGVYLLALVAAAVTTYLSRVVSNYISLIGVQVPIAVVLIILIFEYLVSNLFNTAYPMWITIGTYLGLLVLGASFLIVRWKKERKIDIV, via the coding sequence ATGAGAATCATTTGGTATGAGATTAGAAAACTTTTAAATTGGAAAGTACTAGGTTTAGTTTTACTGATTAGCTTACTATTTTTTGAACAGTTTTTAAGATTTGATTTTGAGCATTTTCCAAATGGTCGACCAGAAGGGGATACTTTTAATGTTACGAAACAAATGATCAACAAATATGGTCAAGAAATGGATGAGAGAGAATTTCAGGATTTTAAAGAAACCTATAAAGAAGAGGTTAATAAAGCAAATGCCTATTTACAGTCTCGGGATGATTTTGCTGAAGTAGGTGTAACCACCTATGAACAATTAACTAATATGGATCAAGAAAATGAAAATGAAACTATTAATGAATTATTCAATGATGTTATGTTTGAAAAAGGTATAGATGTGTTTTGGGAATTGCAATCTAGAGAAGCAATTATAGAGTACTATGAGGTAAGAAAAGAGTTTTTTAATGGAGAAACAGCTTCGATCGATGCTCCAGAATGGAAACAGAAAATTCTTGATGGATCTATTAATGAAATATTACCGAGTTTTGTAATTGAAAATTATAATAATTTAATTACTATGTTGTCCATCCTTATCATTCTTAGTGTAATGATCGTAGTCGGAAGAATTTTCATTATTGACCAGCAAAATAATGCAATTTACTTGCAATATACGACCAATATCGGACGCAAACTGTTTAAGAAAAAACTAATGGCATCCATGATAACATCTTTTCTTATTACAAGTGTGTATATTGGTGCATTTTTAATACTATATTCTTTTAATGATACACAGATCTTTTTTGAATCAAGTTTGCACTCCTTTAATGCCTTTACTTTTAATTGGCTAGATATGACTTTCTTGCAGTATATATACCTAACCATCATTGGTGTATATTTGCTAGCATTAGTAGCTGCTGCCGTAACGACCTATTTATCAAGAGTTGTTAGTAATTATATCTCGCTAATTGGTGTACAGGTTCCAATAGCAGTCGTATTAATTATTCTAATATTTGAATATCTGGTGTCAAACTTATTTAACACTGCGTATCCTATGTGGATTACAATCGGAACTTATTTAGGATTATTAGTCCTTGGAGCATCCTTTTTAATAGTAAGGTGGAAAAAAGAGCGAAAAATAGATATTGTATAA